AGATGTCTCGTTGTGGGCAGTGCCGGAAGGCCGGGTTGTGCATCGGAATACCCCGATCGCAGTTGTTGAAGCGCCGCTGGTGGTCGCCCAGCTTCTCGAGTCGTCATTGCTCAACCACCTCAACTACGCGGCGCTGATCGCCACCAAGGCATCACGGGTGGTTGAGGCTGCCCACGGTGGATCGGTGTTGGAGTTCGGTCTTCGCCGTGCACATGGGTTCGGAGGGATCGGTGCTTCGCGGTCGGCGCTGATCGGCGGTGCCGACTTCTCGTCCAACGTCGGGATCTCTCACGAGCTGGGTATTCCCTCGAAGGGGACCCACGGTCATTCAATGGTGCAGGTGTTCATGGCGATCGCCGGGGGAGAGCTGGAAGCGTTTCAGGCCTACGCCGATGTGTATCCGGACGATTGCTTGCTGCTGGTAGATACGATCAATACGCTCGAGTCCGGTGTACCCAACGCGATTCGCGTGTTCGAGAAGCTGAAAGCGGGCGGTCATCGACCGGTGGGAATACGACTTGACTCGGGTGACCTCGCCCATCTAGCCGTCCGCTCCGCCGCCATGCTGAACGCGGCAGGATTCGCGGACACCTCGATCGTGCTGTCGAGCCAGCTGGACGAACTCACGATCTGGCAGATCCGAAATCAGGTCGCCGAGGAGGCTCCCCGCTACGGGCTCGATGTCGATCAGATGCTCGCCCGCCTCGTCTACGGAGTGGGATCGCGGATGGCCACTTCCGACGGCGATCCCAGTTTTGACGGTGTATACAAGGCCGTGGCAATCGAAGACGACAACGGCGTTTGGAAACCCGCCATCAAGATCTCCGACTCGCCGGACAAGCTGGCACTGCCCGGTGTGAAGTCCTTGTGGAGGGTATACGACGAGCGCGGCATCGCCACTGCCGACGTCATCGCCACGGGAGACGAGGACCTGAACGGGCGTCCCCTGGAGATCCTGCATCCGATGCGGCCCGGAGTCGGGCGGATACTCGACGATGCGCAAATCTCGGCCATCGAACCGCTGCTCGCGCAGATCGTGGAGCGGGGTCGGGTGGTGGCGCGGCTGGGCGATATACACGAGGCACGTCGCCGCAGGGCTGCCGACCTCGAACGCTTGGACACCGGTGTGCGTCGGTTGGTCAATCCGCACACCTACCACGTGTCGATCACCAGGCCGCTGCTGGAGCTGAGGCAGTCACTGATCGAGGCGCACCGGGCGCGCTGAGCCGGGGACGGCCGGGTTCTCGATGTCTCATTCGGCGGCCCCGCCGGGGGGTTACAACCCGGCGGCGAGTGCGGCGACCAGCGTTCCGGCTCCGCCCTCGACCGGCTCACCGTGCCCGAACAGCACCGTATCGAACGTGAGTCCGGCCAGCTTTCTGACCGTTTCGTTGGCTGTCACCATGTCTGAGGAGAAGTCCGGATTGGCGCCGGTCACGCCGCCGGCCGCTCCGTTGAGGGCATCCCCGGCAACCAGCACCCCGCCGGCCGGGTCGAGGACCGAGATGTGTCCATCGGTGTGGCCGGGCGTGTGGATGATCTGCAGACCGAACACCTCGTCACCGTCGCCGACGGCAACGATCGGCCGGGACGTCGGGATCTGTGAGATGTCCGCTTCACCCGCATAGGACGTGGCGGAGGCCGCGGCCGTCAGAACCGCCTCGGCGCTGCCGATGTGATCGTTGTGGCGGTGGGTGAGAATCAGATGCTCGACGTCTTCCCAGCCGAGCCCGACGGCGGTGAGTCCATCTTCGATATCGGGTGCGCTCCCGGCGACACCGGTATCGACGATGGCGGCCGATCCGGCGCGAATCAGGATGTAGGCCGAGACGAAACCGAGGTTCACCCGCCGGTAACGGACGGCCTCTGTGGTGGGAGCATCCGGTGCCGTCGACGCGACGGGCAGTTGCGTCGTCGGCGGCTCAAGAGGTTGGTCTGTCGTCGTCGGGTCGCCGGTGGTGGCGGTCTCTCCGGAATCTGAACAGGCGCCGAGACCCAGTACTGCGATGGCGAGTGACGTCGTCCCGAACCGGCGAAGAAACACCCGGCGGGTGAGCGGTCGGATGGTGGGCACGCGATCCCCTCTCGATGAGAGACCGAGCGTACCCGGCCGGGCCCGGTACGGGGTCCGCCTATCGCATCCAGATACGGAGGGCGGCTTCGAGTTCGTCCGGACTCTGGGATCCAACCAGGATGTCCCGCCCGTCGAGCATGGTCAGGTAGACGCCCCCGGTCCCCTTCGCCAGGTACGCTTTCACGCCCCTGGCATACCGCACCCCCCAGCCCCCGTAGTCGCGAATCGGCCGGAACGCTCGAACCTCCGCCGTCGCGATACGGTCAAAAGTGATCCGCTTCGTCCGCATCGGGGCAAACCTGATGTGGAGGGCGTCCGCGTGGACTTCGGTGATGAGCTTGAGCGAGGCAAAGAGCCAGATCAGTCCTAGGCCGAACACGACGAA
The Acidimicrobiia bacterium DNA segment above includes these coding regions:
- a CDS encoding nicotinate phosphoribosyltransferase, which encodes MLTTGILFTDHYQLTMAQLYFRTGLADRQARFEHSFRAYPDYGTHQAGYAIAAGLAPFVDWMQQAAFDDEAAGALGALRSGDGGPLFAAGFLDWMRGVGGFGDVSLWAVPEGRVVHRNTPIAVVEAPLVVAQLLESSLLNHLNYAALIATKASRVVEAAHGGSVLEFGLRRAHGFGGIGASRSALIGGADFSSNVGISHELGIPSKGTHGHSMVQVFMAIAGGELEAFQAYADVYPDDCLLLVDTINTLESGVPNAIRVFEKLKAGGHRPVGIRLDSGDLAHLAVRSAAMLNAAGFADTSIVLSSQLDELTIWQIRNQVAEEAPRYGLDVDQMLARLVYGVGSRMATSDGDPSFDGVYKAVAIEDDNGVWKPAIKISDSPDKLALPGVKSLWRVYDERGIATADVIATGDEDLNGRPLEILHPMRPGVGRILDDAQISAIEPLLAQIVERGRVVARLGDIHEARRRRAADLERLDTGVRRLVNPHTYHVSITRPLLELRQSLIEAHRAR
- a CDS encoding MBL fold metallo-hydrolase; this translates as MPTIRPLTRRVFLRRFGTTSLAIAVLGLGACSDSGETATTGDPTTTDQPLEPPTTQLPVASTAPDAPTTEAVRYRRVNLGFVSAYILIRAGSAAIVDTGVAGSAPDIEDGLTAVGLGWEDVEHLILTHRHNDHIGSAEAVLTAAASATSYAGEADISQIPTSRPIVAVGDGDEVFGLQIIHTPGHTDGHISVLDPAGGVLVAGDALNGAAGGVTGANPDFSSDMVTANETVRKLAGLTFDTVLFGHGEPVEGGAGTLVAALAAGL